The sequence AATTCTTGCGCAGGAACTGCACGATGGCGATATCCAGTTCGTCGCCCCCCGTGCGGATCGACGTGTCGCTCACGATGCCCGACAGCGCGATCACGGCGATCTCCGTCGTGCCCCCACCGATGTCGATCACCATGTTGCCGGTGGGCGTCTCCACCGGGAGCCCCACCCCGATCGCCGCCGCCATCGGCTCGGCCACCATGAACACCTCCTTGGCGCCCGCCCCCATGGCCGAATCGCGCACCGCGCGCTTTTCTACTTCCGTAATACCCGACGGCACGCACACGATCACCCGCGGCTTCACCTTGAATACGTGATTCTCGATGATCAGCGTCAGGAAGTAGCGGAGCATCTTTTCGGTGACGTCGAAGTCGGCAATCACGCCGTCCTTCATCGGCCGCACGGCGATCACGCCGTCGGGCGTGCGGCCGAGCATGCGCTTGGCCTCCAATCCCACGCCCTTGATCTTCTTCGTCTCGCGGTCCATCGCCACCACCGACGGTTCGTTGAGCACGATCCCTTCGCCCTTCACGTAGATAAGGGTATTCGCCGTGCCAAGATCGACACCGATCGCGTTGGCGGGAAACAGCGATCCCGCTCTGAAGAAAGGCCAGCGCATCAACCGGTTATTCGGACCCGAGTCGGGGGAAAGAAGGACGGTGCACCAAGGGCTGCCAGCGGCGGTGGAAGGTGAAGGTGTCGCGGCAACGCTACGCCACCAAGATATTGACTGGCTTTAACCTACGCCACTGCGGAAGGTCGAAGAGACCGAGACCATGGCGGACGGCGGACCCGGACCCCCGTTGCCAGAGTCCGCGGCGATCCGACCTCGGCCGCTGGACTCCGCGGTCCGGAAGTCTGGGGCCCGCAGTCTTCACTCCACCCGTTTACCCCACGAACTTCTCCGCCGGCACGTACGGCAACCCGAACGCATCGGCCACCGCCTTGTACGTCACCTGTCCGTCGGCGGCGTTCAGCCCCTTGAGCAGCGCCTGATTCTCCTTGAGCGCCCGTTTCCAGCCTTTGTTCGCCAGCTGCAAGGCGTAGGGAAGCGTCGCGTTGGTGAGCGCCAGCGTGGACGTCCGCGGCACCCCGCCGGGCATGTTGGCCACGCCGTAATGGATCACACCGTCCACCACGTACGTCGGATTCTCGTGCGTCGTGGCGTGAATGGTCTCCACGCAACCACCCTGGTCGATGGCCACGTCCACGATCACCGAGCCGGGACGCATCCGCTTGAGATCCTCGCGCCGGACGAGCTTGGGCGCCTTGGCCCCCGCAATGAGCACCCCGCCCACGACGAGGTCCGCCGTTTCGATGGCCTCGAGGATGTTGTGCCGGTTGGAGTGGATGAGCTGCACGTTGGCCGGCATCACGTCGCTCAGGTAACGCAGCCGCTCCAGCGACAGATCGAGGATGATGACCTTGGCCCCCATGCCGGCGGCCATCTTGGCAGCGTTCGTCCCCACCACGCCGCCGCCGAGCACCACCACCTTTGCCGGCGCCACACCCGGCACGCCGCCCAGGAGGACGCCGCGTCCGCCGTAGAGCTTCTCCAGATACTTGGCGCCTTCCTGCACGGCCATCCGCCCCGCCACCTCCGACATGGGCGTCAGCAGGGGCAGTTCCCGGTTCGGGAGTTCGACGGTCTCGTAGGCCACGCACACCGCGCCGCTGTCCAGGTGTGCCTTGGTGAGCTTCTCGTCGGCTGCGAAATGGAAGTACGTGAAGATGAGTTGCCCCCGCCGCATGTGCTTCCACTCACGCTCGATCGGCTCCTTCACCTTCATGATCATCTCGCTGTCGCGCCACACCGTGGCGGCATCAGCAGCGATCCTGGCCCCCACCGCCGTGTACATCTCATCGCCAAAGCCGCTGCCTTCGCCGGCCCCAGCCTCGATCAACACTTCGTGGCCGGCGCCCACAAGCGCTTCAGCCCCTGCGGGAACGAGCGCGATGCGGTTCTCGTTCGTCTTGATTTCCTTCGGAACGCCAACTTTCATGGCTCGAATGGTTGCAAGATTGTCTGACCGGCCGGTCGCGCCCCTATGCGGAATCCGGCTGAAGGTCGCAGGGAAACTTAAGGCGACCGCGACCCGGGTGCATCGGGGGCGGTGCGCGCCGGGCCCCCGCCCGGGCGTTCCCCGGCGAGACCCGCCTCAGTCGGTGGTCTCGGGCCCGAGCGACAACACCGTCTGGACCGCGGGCGCGAAGAACTCGGCGGCCACCTGCCGCACCGTCGCCTCGTCCACGGCGTCCACCTGGGTCAGCAGCTCGTCCAGCGTCCGATACGGCTCGTCGTAGAGCGCCACCGACGCGGCCCGGTACATCCGCGCTCCGGGGCTCTCCAGCGACAGCACGAGCTGTCCCTTGAGCTGCTCCTTCCCCATGGCCAGGTCCTCGCTGGACAGCCCCTCTCTGGCGACCCGCTCCAGCTCGACGATGATCGCCTCGTGAGCGCGCTCGGCGCTCTCGGGCGCCGTGCCCACGTACACGCCGTGCGCCCCCGCGTGCTCGTGGAGCGACTGGAAGGTGTACACCGCGTAGGCCAGTCCCAGTTCCTCGCGCACCCGCTGGAAGAGGCGCGAACTCATGCCCCCGCCCATCAGCATGCTCACCAGCACGAGCGCGTGGCGGCGGGGATCCCCGTGGCGGACGGCTCGCGTGCCCACCACGATGTGCGTCTGGGCCCCCTCGCGTGCCACGTGGCGCGACGTGGGCGGCACGAGGTCCACCGGGGGAGCGGTCGGCCGCGGGGTCCCGCCGGCTGGGCGGCCGGTCCACCCCGTGCGCTCGAGGACCTCCAGCAACTGTTCGTGCTCCACGTTGCCGGCCGCCGCCACGACGATGTGTTCGGGGTGGTACGCCCGTTCGTGCAGAGCGCGCAGATCGGCCGTGCCGAGGCGCGCCACGGTCTCTCGGGTGCCGAGGATGGAGTAGCCCAGCGGGTGTCGCCCCCACAGGGCTTCGTTGTGCAACTCGAACACGAGATCATCGGGGGTGTCGTCCACCATCGCGATCTCTTCGAGGATCACGCGGCGCTCGAGCGCCAGGTCCTCCTCGCGGAGCGCCGGGTGGAAGACCATGTCGCCGATCACGTCGGCTGCCAGATCGAGGTGCGCGTCGAGCACCCGCGCCTGGTACACCGTGTGTTCACGCGACGTATAGGCGTCGAGCGCTCCGCCCACCGCTTCGAGCGACAGCGCGATCTCGGCGGCCGACCGCCGCGACGTGCCCTTGAACACCATGTGCTCGAGCAGGTGCGACAGCCCCATCTCCTCCACGCGCTCGTGCACCGAGGCCGACCGGATCCAGGCCCCGAACGAGACCGACCGCACTCCGGGCATATGCTCCGAGAGTACGGTCAGGCCATTCGAGAGAACGGTGCTTCGGAACCCGGATTCGGCGCGCCGCGCCGGCCCGCTCACGACCTGCGGGAACGGTCGCCGTGGCGCCCGCCGCGGCGTTCTCCACGATCCTCGCGCTCCGCGCGCGGCTCGGCGCCGTTGCCTTCGACGGCCGGCGCTTCGTCCGGCGTGCCTTCGGGCTTGGGCTGGAGCGCCTTCATCGACAGGCGGAGGCGACCGCGTTCGTCACGCTCGATGAGCTTGACCTTCACGCGGTCACCCTTCTTGACCACGTCTTCGGTCTTCTCGGTGCGGCCGTGGCGCATCTCGGAGATGTGGAGCAGACCCTCGGTGCCGGGCATGATTTCGATGAAGGCACCGAACGCCGTCGTCGACTTGACGGGGCCTTCGTACACCTCGCCCACCACCGGCTCGGCGGTGACCGCCTGAACCATCTGGCGCGCCCGCTCCATGGCCTCGCCGCCGACGGCGGCGATGGTGACCAGCCCGGAATCGTCCACCGTGAGTTCGGCGCCGGTCTCGTCCTGGATGCCGCGGATGGTCTTGCCTTTGGGCCCGATGAGATCGCCGATCTTCTCGGGATTGATCATCATCGTGACGATGCGCGGGGCATACGGCGACAGGTCGGCGCGCGGTGTCGCAAGCGCCTTCTCCATTTCGCCAAGGATGTGCAGGCGGCCTTCGCGCGCCTGGGCCAGGGCTTCCTTCATGATCGAGAGGTCGAGCCCTTCGATCTTGATGTCCATCTGGATGGACGTGATGCCCTGCGCGGTGCCGGCCACCTTGAAGTCCATGTCGCCGAGGTGGTCCTCGGTGCCGAGGATGTCGGTGAGGATCGCGTATTTCTTGCCTTCCTTGATCAACCCCATCGCCACGCCGGCCACGGCGGCGCCCATCGGCACGCCGGCGTCGAACAGGGCCAGCGAGCCGCCGCAGATCGACGCCATGGACGACGACCCGTTGGACTCTAGCACATCCGACACGACGCGAATCGTGTACGGGAACTCTTCGAACGGGGGAAGCATGGCCTGCAGTGCGCGCTCGGCCAGGTTGCCGTGGCCGATCTCGCGGCGCGACGTGCCGCGCATGGGCCGCACTTCACCGGTCGAGAACGGCGGGAAGTTGTAGTGCAGCATGAACGACTTGGTCGATTCCGACGGTTCGTCGATCGAGTCCAGCCGCTGTACGTCGTTGGCCGTGCCGAGCGTGACGCTCACCAGGGCCTGCGTCTGACCGCGGGTGAACAGCGCAGAGCCGTGGGCCCGCGGCAGCACCGGCGTGTCGATCGTGATCGGCCGCACCTCGGTGGCCTTGCGGCCATCGACGCGCAGCTTGGTGTCGAGCACCTGCGAGCGGAGGGAGTCGTACTCGACGTCGCCGAGCACCGCTTTCACGTCGCCGCCGTTGTCGGGATACTCCTCCTTCAACTGCTCGGCGACCTCATCCTTCACGCGTTCGACGGCCTGTACGCGGGTGTGTTTGTCCTTCTGGTTGATCGCCTCGGCGACCTTGGGCTCGGCGATCTTCTTGACGCGGGCTTCGAGGCCCTCGGGAAGCTCCGCCTTTTTCCAGGCCATCTTGGCCGGCCGGTCGATCTTGGCGAGCAATTCTTCCTGCGTCGCGATCAGTTCCTGGATGCCGCCGTGCGCCACCTGCAGCGCCTCGACGACGTCGTCTTCCGACACCTGCAATGCGCCGCCCTCGACCATGACGATCGAGTCGGATGAGCCGGCGACGACCAGGTCCAGATCGCTGTACTCGAGCTGCTGGAAGGTGGGATTGAGTACCCACTTTTCCTGCACGCGGCCCACGCGAACGCCGGCGATGGGTCCCATGAACGGGATGCGCGATGCGTTGATGGCAAACGACGCGGCGACGAGTGCCAACACGTCAGCGTCGTTCTCCTGGTCGGCCGACACGACGTAGATGAAGACCTGGACCTCGTTCTTGAACCCTTCCGGAAAGAGCGGGCGGATGGAGCGGTCGATGACCCGTGCGGCCAGGATTTCGTGGTCGTGGGGGCGCCCTTCGCGCTTGATGAATCCGCCGGGGATCTTGCCGGCGGCGTAGGTCTTCTCGCGATACTCGACGAGCAGCGGGAAGAAGGGGAGCGTGGTTTCCTTGTCGCTCACCGTGCACGCGGCGATCACCATCGTGTCGCCGAACTGGACGACGGCCGAGCCGGACGCCTGCTTCGCCATCCGCCCCGTCTCGATGACGAGCTTGCGGCCGGCGAAGGTTTTCTCGATGCGTTGCATCATTGCTTTGTAGCCTCGTGGAATACAAAAAGCGCGCGGGCCACTGTGTGGCGCACCGCGCGCGTGCTCATCACGCCAATCTTAGTAGCGTAGGCCGAGATCCTGCACGAGCTGCCGATAGCTCTCGACATCGGTCCGCCGCAGATAATTCATCAGCCGCTTGCGCTGGCCGACCATCTTCAGCAGGCCTTGCCGGCTGTGATGGTCTTTCTGATGCGTGCGGAAATGCTCGGTCAGGTAGTTGATGCGCTCGGTGAGCACAGCCACCTGCACCTTGGTCGAGCCGGTGTCGGTCTCGTGGGCCTTGTACTTCGCGATCTCGGGCGACTTCAGAAAGGACATGACGTGATGATCCCCGCCCCAATGGCGGATGTGACGATTGAACCGAATTATTTGCAGCAAATGAAGTTAACGGAACTTCTGAGCGCTGTAAAGGGTGCGCCGGGGCCGCACCCCTGCGCCTCGCCTCCGCCCGCCCTCTAGAAGAACCGCCCCAACCACGCCCTCATATCATTCCACATCACGATGGCGAACAGCAGCCCGATGGCCAGGAGTCCGAAGCGCAGGATGTACTCCCGGGTACGAGCGCTGAACGGGCTCCCCTTGGCGCTCTCGATCACGTTGATGACGATCTGGCCGCCGTCGAGAATCGGGATCGGGATCAGGTTCAGCACGGCCACGTTGATGCTCAACAGGGCGATGAGATAGAACAGGGTCTCCATCCCGCTCCGCGCCGCCTGCACCGAGGCCCGCGTGATGGCGATCGGCCCGCCCAGCTCGGTCACCGACACCTTCCGCACGATCAGATCGTGGACGGTGCCCACCACTGCCCCGCCCATCATCCAGGTCAAGCGGGCACCGTTGATCACCGCTTCGCTCACCGTGAGCCGCTCGCGCTGCACCTCGTCGCGCTGGGCCACGCCGATGCGGCCGAGGGTGTCGACCTTGCCGGTCACCGGATCGGTCACCGGAGTGGGCCGCGGTGTGATGTGCAGATCCAGCGTCCGGTCACCGCGCCGCACGCGGAACACCAGCGGCGAATCGGCCGCCGCGCTCACCCGATCCACCAGCTCGGCAAAGCCCGGCATCTGCTGGCCATCGACGGCAACGATGCTGTCCCCCCGTTGCAGCCCGCCCGCCGCCGCGGCCCCGTCGGGCACCACGGAATCCGCCACCGGCGGCACGCGGTACTCCACGGCCTGGGCCACGTCGGACGGCGTGACCGAGTCGCTCAGCGGCACGATCACGTTGCCATGCTGCGTCGTGAAGACCACCTGCGTGCGGCTGGACGCGAGGCCGCCCAACACATCCGACCAGTCGCGCACGGTGTCGCCGTTGACGGCGAACAGCGTATCGCCGGCGTGCAGACCGGCAAGCGCCGGTGCCGCCGTGATCGCGTGCACCGCCCCCACCACTCGGGTGGCGACCACCGTGCGCCCGAAATGCACCGACAGGCCGATGGAGACGACGAGGGCGAGGAGCGCGTTCATCGTGACGCCGGCCAGAAGGATGAGCACGCGCGCGGGAAGCGGTTTGGACTCGAACCACCGGTTCTCCGGCACCGGTCGAGGTCCGAAGGGCACCATCGCCTCGGGGTCGTAGTCCGGGTCGCCCTCGCGCAACCCGCTCCGCTCCTCGCTCCCACCTTCGAGGAAGGCGGCCGTCTCGTCGTGCCGCGAGGCCATGCGGACGTAGCCGCCGAGGGGCAACAGGGCGAGCACGTATTCGGTCTCGCCGCGCCGCTTCTTCCACAGCGCCGGGCCGAAGCCGATCGAGAAGCGGGGCGCGTACACCCCCATGGCCTTTGCGGCCACGAAGTGCCCGAACTCGTGCACGAAGATCACGACGCCGAACACGAGAATCGGGGCAAGGAGCGCTAGCATCCGAATCGAGCTCTCACGAAGTGGCGCGCTGCGGCATCGGCCGCCTCCAGCGCATTGCGGGTGTCGCCCGGCAGCGCGCCGAACGCGTCGAGCGCGCCGCCGATCGCGGCGGAGATCTCGGGAAACGGGATGCCCCCATCCAGAAAGATGGCAACGGCTTGCTCGTTCGCCGCATTGTACACCGCTGGCGCGGCGCCCCCGGCACGGCCCGCCGCCACGCCCAGGGCGAGCGCCGGGAAGTCGTCCAGGCGCACGGATTCGAAGGTGAGTGGCGAGTTGCCCACGGGATCGAAGGGCGGAACCCCGCGATCCGTCACGCGATCGGGGTGCGTGAGCGCGTACAGCACCGGCAGCTCCATCGTGGGCACGCCGAGTTGCGCGAGCACGCTCCCATCCACGAATTCGACGAACGAGTGCACGATGCTCTGCGGATGCACGACCACATCGATGCGGTCATACGGAAGCCCGAACAGGTGGTGGGCCTCGATGACCTCCAGCGCTTTGTTGGCGAGGGTCGCCGAATCGACCGTGATCTTGCGCCCCATGCTCCACGTGGGGTGCCGCAGTGCGTCGGCCACGGTGGCCGCGCCCAGCCTGTCCCGCGACCACTCCCGGAACGGCCCGCCGGACGCGGTGAGAATGATGCGGCGCACCTCGATGCCCGGGCGCCCCGCGATGCACTGGAGCACGGCGCTGTGTTCGCTGTCCACCGGCACGATCTCGCCACCACCCCGCTGCGCGGCGGCGGCCACCAGGTGTCCGCCCATGACGA comes from Gemmatimonadaceae bacterium and encodes:
- the ald gene encoding alanine dehydrogenase, with product MKVGVPKEIKTNENRIALVPAGAEALVGAGHEVLIEAGAGEGSGFGDEMYTAVGARIAADAATVWRDSEMIMKVKEPIEREWKHMRRGQLIFTYFHFAADEKLTKAHLDSGAVCVAYETVELPNRELPLLTPMSEVAGRMAVQEGAKYLEKLYGGRGVLLGGVPGVAPAKVVVLGGGVVGTNAAKMAAGMGAKVIILDLSLERLRYLSDVMPANVQLIHSNRHNILEAIETADLVVGGVLIAGAKAPKLVRREDLKRMRPGSVIVDVAIDQGGCVETIHATTHENPTYVVDGVIHYGVANMPGGVPRTSTLALTNATLPYALQLANKGWKRALKENQALLKGLNAADGQVTYKAVADAFGLPYVPAEKFVG
- a CDS encoding polyribonucleotide nucleotidyltransferase translates to MMQRIEKTFAGRKLVIETGRMAKQASGSAVVQFGDTMVIAACTVSDKETTLPFFPLLVEYREKTYAAGKIPGGFIKREGRPHDHEILAARVIDRSIRPLFPEGFKNEVQVFIYVVSADQENDADVLALVAASFAINASRIPFMGPIAGVRVGRVQEKWVLNPTFQQLEYSDLDLVVAGSSDSIVMVEGGALQVSEDDVVEALQVAHGGIQELIATQEELLAKIDRPAKMAWKKAELPEGLEARVKKIAEPKVAEAINQKDKHTRVQAVERVKDEVAEQLKEEYPDNGGDVKAVLGDVEYDSLRSQVLDTKLRVDGRKATEVRPITIDTPVLPRAHGSALFTRGQTQALVSVTLGTANDVQRLDSIDEPSESTKSFMLHYNFPPFSTGEVRPMRGTSRREIGHGNLAERALQAMLPPFEEFPYTIRVVSDVLESNGSSSMASICGGSLALFDAGVPMGAAVAGVAMGLIKEGKKYAILTDILGTEDHLGDMDFKVAGTAQGITSIQMDIKIEGLDLSIMKEALAQAREGRLHILGEMEKALATPRADLSPYAPRIVTMMINPEKIGDLIGPKGKTIRGIQDETGAELTVDDSGLVTIAAVGGEAMERARQMVQAVTAEPVVGEVYEGPVKSTTAFGAFIEIMPGTEGLLHISEMRHGRTEKTEDVVKKGDRVKVKLIERDERGRLRLSMKALQPKPEGTPDEAPAVEGNGAEPRAEREDRGERRGGRHGDRSRRS
- the rseP gene encoding RIP metalloprotease RseP encodes the protein MLALLAPILVFGVVIFVHEFGHFVAAKAMGVYAPRFSIGFGPALWKKRRGETEYVLALLPLGGYVRMASRHDETAAFLEGGSEERSGLREGDPDYDPEAMVPFGPRPVPENRWFESKPLPARVLILLAGVTMNALLALVVSIGLSVHFGRTVVATRVVGAVHAITAAPALAGLHAGDTLFAVNGDTVRDWSDVLGGLASSRTQVVFTTQHGNVIVPLSDSVTPSDVAQAVEYRVPPVADSVVPDGAAAAGGLQRGDSIVAVDGQQMPGFAELVDRVSAAADSPLVFRVRRGDRTLDLHITPRPTPVTDPVTGKVDTLGRIGVAQRDEVQRERLTVSEAVINGARLTWMMGGAVVGTVHDLIVRKVSVTELGGPIAITRASVQAARSGMETLFYLIALLSINVAVLNLIPIPILDGGQIVINVIESAKGSPFSARTREYILRFGLLAIGLLFAIVMWNDMRAWLGRFF
- a CDS encoding pitrilysin family protein; the protein is MSGPARRAESGFRSTVLSNGLTVLSEHMPGVRSVSFGAWIRSASVHERVEEMGLSHLLEHMVFKGTSRRSAAEIALSLEAVGGALDAYTSREHTVYQARVLDAHLDLAADVIGDMVFHPALREEDLALERRVILEEIAMVDDTPDDLVFELHNEALWGRHPLGYSILGTRETVARLGTADLRALHERAYHPEHIVVAAAGNVEHEQLLEVLERTGWTGRPAGGTPRPTAPPVDLVPPTSRHVAREGAQTHIVVGTRAVRHGDPRRHALVLVSMLMGGGMSSRLFQRVREELGLAYAVYTFQSLHEHAGAHGVYVGTAPESAERAHEAIIVELERVAREGLSSEDLAMGKEQLKGQLVLSLESPGARMYRAASVALYDEPYRTLDELLTQVDAVDEATVRQVAAEFFAPAVQTVLSLGPETTD
- the dxr gene encoding 1-deoxy-D-xylulose-5-phosphate reductoisomerase — translated: MTHRGVAILGSTGSIGTTALRVLARQGDRFRVSALTAYRNAALLEQQAAEFEPTFVGLVEHGAGSDPRWQRGPSCLTQAAVRDDVDIVLNAVVGSIGLDATLAALECGKRVALANKESLVMGGHLVAAAAQRGGGEIVPVDSEHSAVLQCIAGRPGIEVRRIILTASGGPFREWSRDRLGAATVADALRHPTWSMGRKITVDSATLANKALEVIEAHHLFGLPYDRIDVVVHPQSIVHSFVEFVDGSVLAQLGVPTMELPVLYALTHPDRVTDRGVPPFDPVGNSPLTFESVRLDDFPALALGVAAGRAGGAAPAVYNAANEQAVAIFLDGGIPFPEISAAIGGALDAFGALPGDTRNALEAADAAARHFVRARFGC
- a CDS encoding rod shape-determining protein, with protein sequence MRWPFFRAGSLFPANAIGVDLGTANTLIYVKGEGIVLNEPSVVAMDRETKKIKGVGLEAKRMLGRTPDGVIAVRPMKDGVIADFDVTEKMLRYFLTLIIENHVFKVKPRVIVCVPSGITEVEKRAVRDSAMGAGAKEVFMVAEPMAAAIGVGLPVETPTGNMVIDIGGGTTEIAVIALSGIVSDTSIRTGGDELDIAIVQFLRKNYNLLIGEPTAEQVKIQIGSAAPVGDEREMDVKGRDLVSGIPKTVRVHSSEIREAIQEPVQQIVDAVRRALEITPPELASDIVDRGIVMTGGGALIRGLDLLLSQETSLPIHVDEDPLTCVVRGTGRILDDEEKYWSVLSS
- the rpsO gene encoding 30S ribosomal protein S15, whose amino-acid sequence is MSFLKSPEIAKYKAHETDTGSTKVQVAVLTERINYLTEHFRTHQKDHHSRQGLLKMVGQRKRLMNYLRRTDVESYRQLVQDLGLRY